In Primulina eburnea isolate SZY01 chromosome 3, ASM2296580v1, whole genome shotgun sequence, one DNA window encodes the following:
- the LOC140827242 gene encoding uncharacterized protein, translated as MAGMTQFFAQFMGNQTVADAGARPRAEAVYERFSRMHPDKFSGTTDPLIAEGWVKSIEVIFDFMELQDADRVRCAIFLLHGSARVWWESASVIVNLQTLTWNGFKEVFYSKYFTEEVPTKLIGEFMTLRQGDSSVADYVQKFEKGCQFMPLIANDVQAKVRHFLLGMRPILRRDVKVVGPMTYEVAVARALEAEQDMKEIEKDRLGKRPFQAPQQHQ; from the coding sequence ATGGctggaatgactcagttctttgccCAGTTTATGGGTAACCAGACAGTGGCTGATGCAGGGGCGAGACCCAGAGCTGAGGCTGTCTACGAGAGGTTCAGCAGGATGCACCCAGATAAATTCTCAGGGACGACGGACCCATTGATAGCAGAGGGATGGGTTAAATCCATCGAGGTAATTTTCGATTTTATGGAGTTGCAGGATGCTGATCGAGTGAGGTGCGCTATCTTTCTACTTCATGGGAGTGCAAGAgtttggtgggagagcgcatcagtgATAGTTAACCTACAGACTCTCACGTGGAATGGGTTCAAAGAGGtgttttactccaagtacttcactgaggaagtgccTACGAAATTGATTGGGGAGTTCATGACGCTACGACAGGGAGATAGCAGCGTAGCTGATTAtgtgcagaagtttgagaaGGGTTGCCAATTTATGCCCTTAATCGCTAATGATGTTCAGGCCAAGGTGAGACACTTTCTCCTTGgaatgcggccgatcttgcgccgtgatgtgaagGTGGTAGGGCCTATGACCTATGAGGTCGCCGTAGCGAGGGCATTGGAGGCGGAGCAGGATATGAAAGAGATTGAGAAGGATCGACTGGGCAAGAGGCCCTTTCAGGCACCACAGCAACACCAGTAG